The genomic stretch CGTCGCCCGCCACCTTCCTCATGGTGAGGATGACGATGGTCTTCATGGCGGGGATGCCCCAGGCCGCCATGTGAAAGTAGCTGCTGTGCGCCTCGATGGCCTCGTGGCCCCACTTCCTGCCCGCCGCCAGGAACCAGGTGAGCGTGAGCACCACCCACCACAGGGAGCTGGCCATGCCGAAGTAGTACAGGATGAGGAAGACGATGGTGCAGCCCGTGCTCTCCAGGCCCTCCTGGATGACGAAGAGCTCGCCGTTCTCGCGGTCGCAGGCGATGTTCTCGGCGCCCGCCACCGAGCGGATGATGAAGGCCACGGAGTAGACGTTGTAGCACATGGAGAGGAAGATGATGGGCCGCTCGGGGTACTGGAAGCGGTGGGGGTCCAGGAGGAAGGTCAGCACGGTGAAGGCGGTGGAGGCGAAGCAGAGCGCGGACCAGACCGTCATCCAGACGAAGGCGAAGTCCTTGTCCTGCCGCGACCAGAACACGTCCACCCCCGGGGAGCAGCGGGGGGCGCAGGACCGGCTCTTCTCCACGTACTGGAACTTCTCCGGGTTCTCGCAGGACCCCGGGGTCCCCGGCGAGCGGCCCGTCCCGGCGCCGGGGggtctggggcgggggggcaccGGGAGCATGCCCTCCCCCTTCTTGGCCTCGGGCTTGGTGTCGTTCTCGGGCGCCTCCATGCACAGGGCGTGGGGGTCGTTCTTGGTGGGCAGCCGGGCGCAGTCGAGCGAGTCGGGCCAGCCGAAGCTGAACTTCTCCATGATGGGGGAGCACCTGAGCCGCGCCTGCTCGCACATGGGCCGGCAGGCCGGGATGGACGTGGACACCTGGTCGGTGCACATGGGCGCGTACAGCGAGCACAGGAAGAAGCGCAGGTGCGCGTCGCAGCCGTACTCCACCAGCGGGGCGAACTCGTTCAGCTTGATCGCCGCCTCGCTCTGGCTCTCGTGCCGCATGAAGTTGGGCATCCTGGTCATGTTGTATCCGATGCCCTGGCACATGGGAATCGCGATGGGCTCGCACTGCGCCTGCGCGCGGCGCTCCGCGTCGTACGCTCCCATCTCAAAACTGGAGCCGGCGATCGCGAGCTGGCACCAGAGGGAAATCGCAATCCTCACGCGAACGGCTTCCATGCTGTCCTTTAAACGGCAGGTTTAAGTCACGCGCTTTTAACGTGGAAACAAATGCGCAAACGCTTCAACAAGAATGAAAGCATTCCGCGTGCAGCAAAAACCTCTGATTGCACGGTTTCATAGTCCGTTCAGCGCGAACCAAAGTTGCACATCCGCGTGTCTTGGGCTCAGCACAAATCCTacgaataaaataataaaatggtcCTGCAGACACCCTTAAATCATTCTCCTCTTGAGTAACAACTACGCAAAAATTAAGAAACGTGATATTGGGTATACGGTTTCACGCTAACATTAACGATAACGAAGCAGAGAAACGACTTCATATGGCAAACATTATTAATGAAATCGCTCTGTAAGACAGATAATTCCACGCGAAAGCAATTATAGGTAGCAAGCCAATCTGTGAACTTATTTACCTCGTTCAGTTCCGTTTTTGTCTTATTTCAGCGAATAGCCATCGGAAGTTGATCTAACCATAACAGTGCAGTTTCTAATGAATATGTGCAAGATGCGCAGCTGCTTTCGATAGTTAACTGGAGTCGATGCGTTTAGCGCTGCCCCACACTCCCTGTATCCATTCCTCTCGAAGACTAAACTTTATTCTCCTCTCGCTGCCTCTTCTCCACAGGGGCGGGAAAGACGTGACGAACTTATTTCGCTCTGCCCGTGGCTCGCCTGATTAGGTATTCTTTTCAAGAACAATTTGCATATGTATCCACCCAaagcacgctgggataggcaccagcaccccccgcgaccctgctcaggataagcgggtatagataatagatgggtGGATGTATCCCTCAAAGCTTCCTGCAGCATGGTCCCAGTCAGAAAGGAACGTCCCCTGCTCTTTCTAATGACTGGAATGAAGTTTAAATGAACCCAGTGATCAAAATCCGGAATCTAGATGTCTACAGGGCTGGAGGTCTAAGTTGACTGACGTTTTGACGTGAAAGGACTAGGATAACCGCACTATAGCTCAAGTTTTACCTGGATACAGCCTGGCCACGTCCTGTTCGGCTAGAAAACCTTCATCTTTCAACCAAACAAATGTTCAGTTGGGAAGTTGTTGAATGTTCATAGTCCtcttggtttctgttttttaagcTAGTCGAAAAGACTATTAAACCGTAATTCCTTGACTAACATTTGGCAGTGCACTTAAAAAGCAGGAAAATTGAATTATATCCTATTCGTCAGGATTCACTCTTTGTCAACTTGTGTCGCGTGTGTGATCTTGATAATGATATTGTTTTCGTATGGGAGCTTGAAATCAAAGTAAATACCTTTTCTAAATAGTGGAATCGGTTTTaacgtaaaaaaaacaaaaacaaacgctTGGTTCCCGACGCAGAATGTTGCAATACAAATGGATTAATGTCGTGCAAAACATACTTAGCATAAGTCTATATATTGTGTCTGTATCGTGTGTCTTTATGACTGAATTTAATGTGATATAACCGAGTGCTGAAAtatcaaaccatttttattcagtttccatTTTATACGAATGTAACGTGTTTAGTAAGTAGCGATATCCGAATGAACGATAAACCGGCCAATTTTCCCTGACCACACACAAAAGGAAGAATCCAATACAAACTAGAAGTTTGGTGCAACACCGACACTTCATTATTACAATTTACATAATTCCCACCAGACATCCAATGTGTATATTTATCCAGTGTTTTTACAGTTACTTCGAGCTGACAGTATTTTGGCATAccattttcatcaaaaaaaaaaagaataaaatctgTTAACTTTTAAATATGCTGAGTGTAAAAAGATAATTTATACCATCTAGTGACCCCATGAAGTATTGCAGCTGTA from Anguilla anguilla isolate fAngAng1 chromosome 12, fAngAng1.pri, whole genome shotgun sequence encodes the following:
- the LOC118208985 gene encoding frizzled-9-like, translating into MEAVRVRIAISLWCQLAIAGSSFEMGAYDAERRAQAQCEPIAIPMCQGIGYNMTRMPNFMRHESQSEAAIKLNEFAPLVEYGCDAHLRFFLCSLYAPMCTDQVSTSIPACRPMCEQARLRCSPIMEKFSFGWPDSLDCARLPTKNDPHALCMEAPENDTKPEAKKGEGMLPVPPRPRPPGAGTGRSPGTPGSCENPEKFQYVEKSRSCAPRCSPGVDVFWSRQDKDFAFVWMTVWSALCFASTAFTVLTFLLDPHRFQYPERPIIFLSMCYNVYSVAFIIRSVAGAENIACDRENGELFVIQEGLESTGCTIVFLILYYFGMASSLWWVVLTLTWFLAAGRKWGHEAIEAHSSYFHMAAWGIPAMKTIVILTMRKVAGDELTGLCYVGSMDAGALTGFVLVPLCCYLALGTSFTLTGFAALLHIRRVMRTEGADTQKLEKLMVKIGLYAVLYTVPAACVIICYCYERLNVDRWRSRGLQGKCAPYRGGRRGDGCSMEASLPAVAVFMLKIFMSLVVGITSGVWAWSPKTLQTWQGLCSGRMAVRTTRKPCGADACGRTQCHYKTPAIVLHMTKTDPYLDSPTHL